The Streptomyces sp. JB150 genomic interval TCCAGGGCCTTGGCAAGCGGCACGATGCCGACCTGCTCGCCGCTGGGACCGACAAGTCGCACCTCGGGAACGCGAATCCGGTCGTTGATGCGGGGCTCGGCGCTGATGGATCCTCCTCGGTAGCACCACGCGGCGGTCTGGCGGACAGCCGCGTAACGTCTGTGTTCGTTAGACCTAACCGCGCCGAAGCAGAAAAAATGCCCCGGACGATCACAGGCGGGGCTCCTCGAACTGCTACCGGAGCACCGCCGCGATCACCGCGGGGCGCGCATTCGGACGGATCGCCGCCTCGGGGACGGGACCGTCTGACCGGTGACCCGCCGCCCCTGGGGGCGGTCAGGTGGGAGTTCGAAAGCCTCCACTTGTGGGCCGGGCTCGTGAACTGTGAGGCACACGTGTCCGACCGGTCGTTACACAAGGTTAGCAGCCTCGCCCGCAAAGGGCTAACCGAGGCTGACTACGACCGGTCCCTGCGCAGCACCTATGGTGAACGCCATGAGTGAAGAGACGCCCGACTTCGACGCCATGACCCGCGACATCGCGGAGGTCCCCGCCGTCGAGGTGATCGTGACGGTGGCCGTCAACCTGATGAGCGCCGCCGCCGTGAAGCTCGGTCTGACCGAGGAGGGCGACAAGCACAAGGACCTGGACGAGGCCCGCAAGCTGATCCACGCGCTGGCCGGCCTGCTGGACGGCAGCGCCACCGAGATCAGCTCGTTCCACGCGGCGCCGCTGCGCGACGGTCTGAAGTCGCTCCAGCTGGCGTTCCGCGAGGCGTCGATCGTCCCGGACGAGCCGGGCCAGGGGCCGGGCGAGAAGTACACCGGCCCGGTCTACGGCTAGGCGCCGGCTGCCGCTTCACCATTCATCCGCGTACGTACAAGGGCTCGCCCGGCGGCGTGGTCCCGGCCGGCAGCAGTGCCAGGTCGAGGCCGTGCACCAGGCGGGCCCTCAGTGTCTCGTCGGCGGCGAGCCGCCGCGCCACGGCGCGGGCGGTGTCGGCGGGGGCGGCGGCCGGGTCCAGGACGAGCGCGAGGGTGCCGTCGGCCTGACCGGGGCCGAGGTGGGCGCGGAGCACGGACGGCTCGGCGGCGACGGCGGTGCGCACCGCCTCCAGGACGGCCGGGTCGGCGAGCGGATCGGTGGTCGTACGGCCCTCCGCCAGCGCCAGCAGCGCCGGGCCGGTCAGCTCGAACGGCACGGGTCCGGCCAGGTCCAGGACGACCGTGTCCGCCTTCTCGTGCGCGGCGGCCTGGAGCGCCTGGTGCAGCGGTACGGCCACGGGGCGGGCCTGCGGGTCCCAGCGGGCGAGGGAGTCGGTGGAGGTGAACGCGGGCAGCGCGGTGCGGCCCGCGGCCTTCAGCGTGGGGACGGCCATGTCGCTGGTCTTCTCGCGGCGCAGCCCGTTCTCGTCCTCCTCGACCTCGCCGAGCACGGCGACGACGGGCACGAGCAGCCGGGCCCCCTTGA includes:
- a CDS encoding DUF1844 domain-containing protein — its product is MSEETPDFDAMTRDIAEVPAVEVIVTVAVNLMSAAAVKLGLTEEGDKHKDLDEARKLIHALAGLLDGSATEISSFHAAPLRDGLKSLQLAFREASIVPDEPGQGPGEKYTGPVYG
- a CDS encoding SseB family protein, translating into MANKNIPDPGFSDDDGSADPRLSAALAAWAQDRTAVEPVLRALKGARLLVPVVAVLGEVEEDENGLRREKTSDMAVPTLKAAGRTALPAFTSTDSLARWDPQARPVAVPLHQALQAAAHEKADTVVLDLAGPVPFELTGPALLALAEGRTTTDPLADPAVLEAVRTAVAAEPSVLRAHLGPGQADGTLALVLDPAAAPADTARAVARRLAADETLRARLVHGLDLALLPAGTTPPGEPLYVRG